One genomic region from Anguilla rostrata isolate EN2019 chromosome 2, ASM1855537v3, whole genome shotgun sequence encodes:
- the ddit4 gene encoding DNA damage-inducible transcript 4 protein translates to MPVHCTSLVNDGGFPPSPTDDGTSKRLSWGKLVQKLTEFSGASFNQSVDSDCDSCSRSDCSDSGFDLMSDVSTCDSDVFYDPMEETLCEEVVELISRSLSEAKDGPLRCSKLLIPHQLLEHIGQELRHLAASEPCGLRGALIDLCVEQDDVCRSVEQIAVDPYLVPTFQLTLVLRLESEGLWPKIQGLFAPRAHDAPTVKHALKLSTGFRVIKKKLYSSEELLIEEC, encoded by the exons ATGCCTGTTCATTGTACGAGCTTGGTCAACGACGGCGGTTTCCCCCCATCGCCTACTGATGATGGCACCTCAAAGCGTCTCTCCTGGGGGAAATTGGTGCAAAAATTAACGGAGTTCAGCGGGGCGAGCTTCAATCAGAGCGTTGACTCTGACTGTGATAGTTGCAGCCGGAGTGATTGTTCAGATTCTG ggTTCGACCTGATGTCTGATGTGTCCACATGCGATTCCGATGTGTTCTACGACCCCATGGAAGAGACACTATGtgaggaggtggtggagctCATTTCACGCAGTCTGTCCGAAGCAAAGGACGGGCCCTTAAGATGTTCCAAACTCCTCATCCCGCACCAGCTCTTGGAGCACATCGGCCAGGAACTTCGTCACCTAGCAGCGAGTGAGCCGTGCGGCCTGCGGGGGGCACTGATCGacctgtgtgtggagcaggaTGACGTCTGTCGGAGCGTAGAGCAAATAGCCGTGGACCCGTATCTCGTTCCCACCTTCCAGCTTACGCTCGTACTTAGGCTGGAATCTGAAGGACTGTGGCCCAAGATCCAGGGCCTCTTTGCCCCGCGGGCGCACGATGCGCCAACTGTGAAACATGCCCTGAAACTTAGTACTGGATTCAGAGTGATCAAAAAGAAACTCTATAGCTCCGAAGAGCTGCTCATTGAAGAATGTTGA
- the LOC135245719 gene encoding dnaJ homolog subfamily B member 12-like isoform X2, with protein sequence MGVNKDEADRCIEIAVIALRNNQPERARRFLEKAQQLFPTDKAKALLESITQNGQPSNQSEPPRTSDGSGPRPRRLREDVTDTAKSYTSDQLESVKRIKQCKDYYEILGVDKDASEDDLKRAYRKLALKFHPDKNHAPGATEAFKAIGNAYAVLGNTDKRRQYDHVGEKKAHPSGDDRMNDDFEADISPEDLFNMFFGGGFPSSNVHMYSNSRMQYTYRQRPERRQQQRDLMPVLILVIVSALSQLMVSSPPYSLSLRPSAGHTHKRLTETLRVPYYVGDQFTKEYNGINLKNVERSIEDDYISVLRNNCWKEKQQKEGLLYRARYFGDSDLYQRAQKMGTPSCSRLSEIHSSLHG encoded by the exons ATGGGAGTAAACAAGGATGAAGCGGATCGCTGCATTGAAATTGCAGTGATTGCGCTTAGAAATAACCAACCAGAGAGAGCTCGGAGATTTCTAGAAAAGGCACAACAACTATTTCCAACGGATAAGGCTAAGG CGCTGCTGGAGTCAATAACACAGAATGGGCAACCCTCCAACCAAAGTGAACCACCGAGAACCAGCGATGGTTCCGGCCCCAGGCCCCGGCGACTCAGGGAGGACGTTACTGACACAGCCAAATCTTACACTTCAGACCAACTGGAGTCGGTAAAAAG AATAAAGCAGTGTAAAGACTATTATGAAATTCTTGGTGTTGACAAAGATGCCTCTGAAGATGATCTTAAAAGGGCTTATAGGAAACTTGCATTGAAATTCCACCCAGACAAAAACCATGCACCAGGTGCTACAGAGGCATTTAAAG CTATTGGAAATGCATACGCTGTGCTGGGTAACACTGACAAACGGAGACAGTATGACCATGTTGGGGAGAAGAAAGCACACCCATCTGGGGATGACCGTATGAATGACGACTTTGAGGCAGACATCTCACCTGAAGACCTGTTCAACATGTTCTTTGGGGGTGGCTTTCCCTCGA GTAATGTTCACATGTACAGTAACAGTCGAATGCAGTACACCTATCGCCAGAGACCAGAGAGAAGACAACAGCAGCGGGAT CTGATGCCCGTCCTCATCCTGGTTATCGTCTCGGCCCTCAGCCAGCTGATGGTGTCCAGCCCCCCCTACAGCCTCAGCCTCAGGCc GTCCGCAGGCCACACTCATAAGAGGCTCACTGAGACTCTAAGGGTGCCTTACTATGTGGGGGACCAGTTCACCAAGGAATATAACGGAATTAACTTAAAAAATGTGGAGAGGAGCATAGAAGACGATTACATCTCCGTCCTGAGAAACAACTGCTGGAAAGAGAAACAACAGA AGGAAGGCTTGCTGTATCGAGCTCGATATTTCGGAGACAGTGATTTGTACCAAAGGGCTCAAAAGATGGGAACTCCGAGCTGTTCCAGGCTATCTGAAATCCATTCTTCCCTACATGGTTAA
- the LOC135245719 gene encoding dnaJ homolog subfamily B member 12-like isoform X1 produces the protein MGVNKDEADRCIEIAVIALRNNQPERARRFLEKAQQLFPTDKAKALLESITQNGQPSNQSEPPRTSDGSGPRPRRLREDVTDTAKSYTSDQLESVKRIKQCKDYYEILGVDKDASEDDLKRAYRKLALKFHPDKNHAPGATEAFKAIGNAYAVLGNTDKRRQYDHVGEKKAHPSGDDRMNDDFEADISPEDLFNMFFGGGFPSSNVHMYSNSRMQYTYRQRPERRQQQRDGGLALFVQLMPVLILVIVSALSQLMVSSPPYSLSLRPSAGHTHKRLTETLRVPYYVGDQFTKEYNGINLKNVERSIEDDYISVLRNNCWKEKQQKEGLLYRARYFGDSDLYQRAQKMGTPSCSRLSEIHSSLHG, from the exons ATGGGAGTAAACAAGGATGAAGCGGATCGCTGCATTGAAATTGCAGTGATTGCGCTTAGAAATAACCAACCAGAGAGAGCTCGGAGATTTCTAGAAAAGGCACAACAACTATTTCCAACGGATAAGGCTAAGG CGCTGCTGGAGTCAATAACACAGAATGGGCAACCCTCCAACCAAAGTGAACCACCGAGAACCAGCGATGGTTCCGGCCCCAGGCCCCGGCGACTCAGGGAGGACGTTACTGACACAGCCAAATCTTACACTTCAGACCAACTGGAGTCGGTAAAAAG AATAAAGCAGTGTAAAGACTATTATGAAATTCTTGGTGTTGACAAAGATGCCTCTGAAGATGATCTTAAAAGGGCTTATAGGAAACTTGCATTGAAATTCCACCCAGACAAAAACCATGCACCAGGTGCTACAGAGGCATTTAAAG CTATTGGAAATGCATACGCTGTGCTGGGTAACACTGACAAACGGAGACAGTATGACCATGTTGGGGAGAAGAAAGCACACCCATCTGGGGATGACCGTATGAATGACGACTTTGAGGCAGACATCTCACCTGAAGACCTGTTCAACATGTTCTTTGGGGGTGGCTTTCCCTCGA GTAATGTTCACATGTACAGTAACAGTCGAATGCAGTACACCTATCGCCAGAGACCAGAGAGAAGACAACAGCAGCGGGAT GGGGGCCTGGCCCTGTTTGTCCAGCTGATGCCCGTCCTCATCCTGGTTATCGTCTCGGCCCTCAGCCAGCTGATGGTGTCCAGCCCCCCCTACAGCCTCAGCCTCAGGCc GTCCGCAGGCCACACTCATAAGAGGCTCACTGAGACTCTAAGGGTGCCTTACTATGTGGGGGACCAGTTCACCAAGGAATATAACGGAATTAACTTAAAAAATGTGGAGAGGAGCATAGAAGACGATTACATCTCCGTCCTGAGAAACAACTGCTGGAAAGAGAAACAACAGA AGGAAGGCTTGCTGTATCGAGCTCGATATTTCGGAGACAGTGATTTGTACCAAAGGGCTCAAAAGATGGGAACTCCGAGCTGTTCCAGGCTATCTGAAATCCATTCTTCCCTACATGGTTAA